The Coregonus clupeaformis isolate EN_2021a unplaced genomic scaffold, ASM2061545v1 scaf0087, whole genome shotgun sequence genome includes a window with the following:
- the LOC121557809 gene encoding uncharacterized protein LOC121557809, which produces MDCFTSFYEPEELRRHTCKACSQGVTCPPKRKKTSSSFPPILPPILSPILPPILPQLAFIIVSANGDPSKHKDTCDESLNQARNPTAISNHVDFLLANRYTLSQKEKLQIKRLGPHQPPDVEITALPKHRRKGKDTNRAFNPSWFDKKPWLTSSVSKKALYCFPCLLFGKEGAWSTVGFKDLKHLSERISKHESCSAHLESGMKLGLLGKTNTAGQLVSVNPSSMEIHNRQTEENRYVLGRMIKCYTLCGRHMAATWRSGRVESDSLNTSMFKCIFETMCEGDSRLQRHYDAHGFFKHPRGYVQNTLFNCMHEVYREAIAKEVWASSFVAVQVDGTPWTGEVSSRLTLPLGTDLGSASPPPIPTLTISGENAKLAEDQRLGATNYSCTPRRVSVVLRYMLPDNTVTERFWEFVDLKDRTAAGLTDAVKDSLEPLKLERKLIAQTYDGVAAAAVDGADVRDLETHLKHTYPNANFVHCYAHPLRVTLQQICSATATQLKVFFADLSSFETFFKDWPKRAMAAGWNCERETVSVVWENRVALQKCVEDIRTQPVWDQDLIREAYGLSAKLRDTTFLRLLELFYLVMQQVDVLTVNIHKRDIVAADIEQAVDRFKKYVQDQQGRAEALATAHVVGPASDNDTRDTKTTAAVMRKACDIVITHVRHRFSQSSDHLIAAKLVNPTLFSKFVGLDSFPCSALQCAAKLWPVGNTGKLKSELTSLYRHTELHSGTTALSLLKTIGEHNLQDVLSETVSLLKIVITTPMQTAESDRRFPTLKRIQALPCSRNASGSAVAWQQNNGRLNALSVLSVEKDFIQGLGSDFHDKVVDRFVQNETCPRAFLFK; this is translated from the coding sequence ATGGACTGCTTCACTAGTTTCTATGAGCCAGAGGAGTTGAGAAGGCACACTTGTAAGGCGTGCAGCCAAGGTGTGACTTGTCCTCCCAAACGGAAAAAGACTTCCAGCTCCTTCCCACCAATCCTCCCACCAATCCTCTCACCAATCCTCCCACCAATCCTCCCACAATTAGCTTTCATCATCgtgtcagctaatggggatcctagtaAACATAAAGATACATGTGATGAGAGCTTGAACCAGGCCAGAAACCCAACAGCAATCAGTAACCATGTGGACTTTCTCCTTGCTAACCGTTACACTTTGTCGCAGAAGGAGAAACTCCAGATAAAGCGCCTCGGTCCCCACCAGCCACCCGATGTAGAAATAACAGCACTTCCCAAACACCGGAGAAAGGGAAAGGACACGAACCGTGCGTTCAACCCCTCGTGGTTCGATAAGAAACCGTGGCTGACGTCCAGCGTCTCCAAAAAAGCGCTTTACTGCTTCCCTTGCCTTTTATTCGGCAAGGAGGGCGCTTGGTCAACGGTGGGTTTCAAGGACCTGAAGCACCTCTCCGAAAGGATTTCCAAACACGAGAGTTGTAGTGCTCATCTGGAAAGCGGCATGAAACTGGGACTTCTAGGGAAGACTAACACCGCTGGTCAGCTGGTCAGCGTAAACCCAAGCTCCATGGAGATACACAACAGGCAGACAGAGGAGAACAGGTACGTGCTGGGTAGAATGATCAAATGCTACACGCTGTGTGGGAGACACATGGCTGCGACGTGGCGGAGCGGCCGGGTTGAGTCGGACTCCCTGAACACATCCATGTTTAAGTGCATCTTTGAGACGATGTGCGAGGGAGACTCGAGGCTCCAGAGGCATTACGATGCTCACGGCTTCTTTAAGCACCCAAGAGGTTATGTACAAAACACACTGTTTAACTGTATGCACGAGGTGTACAGAGAGGCGATTGCCAAGGAGGTGTGGGCTTCTAGCTTCGTAGCGGTGCAGGTGGACGGCACGCCGTGGACAGGGGAGGTCTCCTCCAGGTTGACCTtacccctaggtacagatctaggatcagcgtcccctcccccaatcccgaccttaaccattagtggggaaaatgccaAACTGGCcgaagatcagcgtctaggggcaacaaACTACTCCTGTACGCCACGACGGGTCTCTGTCGTGCTACGGTACATGCTTCCAGACAATACCGTCACCGAGAGGTTTTGGGAGTTTGTGGACCTGAAGGATAGAACGGCCGCCGGTCTCACCGACGCGGTCAAGGACTCGCTGGAGCCACTGAAACTGGAGCGCAAGCTGATTGCTCAGACGTACGACGGGGTCGCGGCGGCAGCAGTGGACGGGGCTGACGTGCGCGACTTGGAAactcacctgaaacacacctaTCCCAATGCTAACTTTGTGCACTGCTACGCTCACCCGCTCCGTGTCACACTCCAGCAGATCTGCTCGGCGACAGCGACCCAACTCAAAGTGTTTTTCGCGGATTTGTCTTCGTTCGAGACCTTCTTCAAGGATTGGCCTAAGAGAGCTATGGCCGCAGGGTGGAATTGTGAGCGGGAAACGGTCAGTGTGGTTTGGGAGAATCGCGTTGCTCTTCAGAAGTGTGTGGAGGATATTAGGACACAGCCGGTGTGGGACCAGGACCTTATCAGAGAGGCTTACGGCCTGTCAGCCAAACTCAGGGACACCACGTTCCTACGACTGCTGGAATTATTCTATCTGGTCATGCAACAGGTGGATGTTCTCACTGTCAACATACACAAAAGGGACATTGTCGCGGCGGACATCGAACAGGCAGTCGACCGTTTCAAGAAGTACGTTCAAGACCAACAGGGGAGAGCTGAGGCCCTGGCCACAGCACACGTAGTAGGCCCCGCCTCTGACAACGACACGAGAGACACAAAGACGACTGCAGCGGTCATGAGGAAGGCATGTGACATCGTCATCACACATGTGCGTCACAGGTTTTCTCAAAGTAGTGACCATTTAATCGCGGCCAAACTGGTGAATCCCACGCTCTTCTCTAAGTTCGTCGGTTTAGATAGTTTCCCGTGCTCAGCCCTACAGTGTGCTGCCAAGCTATGGCCGGTGGGTAACACTGGGAAGCTGAAAAGTGAACTGACCTCTCTGTATCGACACACGGAGCTCCACAGTGGTACAACGGCGCTGTCTTTATTGAAAACAATCGGCGAGCACAACCTCCAGGATGTTTTGTCAGAGACGGTCTCTCTTCTCAAAATCGTCATCACCACTCCCATGCAGACCGCCGAGTCTGATAGAAGGTTCCCCACTCTGAAAAGAATCCAGGCGTTGCCGTGTTCTCGGAACGCCTCAGGATCCGCAGTCGCTTGGCAACAGAACAACGGCAGACTGAATGCACTGTCCGTGCTCTCTGTTGAGAAGGACTTCATTCAAGGACTTGGGTCAGACTTTCACGACAAGGTCGTCGATAGGTTTGTCCAAAATGAAACCTGCCCTAGAGCCTTCCTGTTTAAATGA
- the LOC121557823 gene encoding vascular cell adhesion protein 1 has translation MYTHTLLLLLLLPLLKPGVCESCSLVVSPAGLVVKYGAPASANCTSDTVTSMGWEASQGKGFSMGVKERTWRVDSLTDWKIKPQCYEISEVGGQCARVLDVTVYKLPDRVYIRYLSHSDPMVEGHHYSLHCVVQNIAPIKHLTVTFYKVSTSGEQTVLYTQQLNNDIREPVNESFSLQFSPTSVDDGAQLCCSAMLDLGPEGPQPPPVMESECLNATVHFAPEFSCSAKQQVGEGEGLTCDVRGNPLPSVTWLRDGQVLTPPTHLRREDAGNYTLIALNRIGKANHTVEVEVLPGPAARGASCQAAGSATVAVLLHQLIRWLY, from the exons atgtacacacacactcttcttctcctcctcctcctcccccttctgaagccag gagtgtgtgAGTCCTGTTCCCTGGTGGTCAGTCCTGCTGGGTTGGTGGTGAAGTATGGAGCCCCAGCTTCGGCCAACTGCACCTCAGATACGGTCACCTCTATGGGCTGGGAGGCGAGCCAGGGAAAAGGCTTTAGCATGGGGGTGAAAGAGCGGACTTGGAGAGTAGACAGCCTGACTGACTGGAAAATAAAGCCTCAATGCTATGAGATCTCTGAGGTGGGAGGCCAGTGTGCCAGAGTGCTGGACGTTACTGTGTACA AGCTTCCAGATAGAGTGTACATCAGATATTTAAGCCACTCTGATCCGATGGTTGAGGGGCATCACTACTCTCTGCATTGTGTTGTCCAGAACATCGCTCCTATTAAGCACCTCACTGTGACCTTCTACAAAGTCTCTACCAGTGGCGAACAGACGGTGTTATACACACAACAACTAAACAATGACATTAGGGAACCAGTGAATGAGAGCTTTTCCCTGCAGTTCTCCCCCACTAGTGTTGATGATGGGGCCCAGTTGTGTTGTTCAGCCATGTTGGATCTGGGACCAGAGGGACCCCAACCTCCTCCTGTAATGGAATCAGAATGCCTGAACGCCACTGTGCACT TCGCTCCTGAGTTCTCCTGTTCTGCCAAGCAGCaggtgggagagggggaggggctaaCTTGTGATGTCAGAGGCAATCCCCTCCCATCGGTCACCTGGCTGAGAGACGGACAGGTGCTGACCCCACCCACACACCTGAGAAGAGAGGATGCTGGGAATTACACCCTCATTGCTTTGAACCGTATCGGAAAAGCCAATCACACAGTGGAGGTGGAGGTCCTACCTGGTCCTGCtgctagag GAGCTTCCTGTCAGGCTGCTGGGAGTGCCACGGTGGCTGTGCTGCTCCACCAGCTCATTCGTTGGCTATATTGA
- the LOC123483355 gene encoding zinc finger protein 883-like: MDFLPLAALPLFPREQDDMSRKRDKLLDGLEQSLYTLTKENLCYLCVRCGIGARDGFKGKGNSERTLRRQIMEEIWENEDSKSWLLQLKEDIRGIQEDARGVAMSSSASSSVASSPSQSDGDEDAAACHEAGKPRQLEGTRRTHTGEKPYSCSRCGKTFTQSGSLATHLRTHTGERPHSCDVCGRAFNVAFNLIRHRRTHTGEKPYSCEECGKSFAQSGLLVSHRRSHTGEKPYVCDQCLQSFVNPGSLAKHKRKQHAGEKPYSCADCGKSFFESHTLANHRRTHTGEKPYSCDLCGKSFALSGTLIKHKLTHTGEKPYCCDQCGKSFRESGRLKVHQRMHTGEKPYGCDQCGKKFGHSQHLKDHLRTHTGEKPFSCDECDRKFNQPQHLKSHMRTHTGEKPFVCDQCEKRFAYSQQLKAHLRMHTGEKPHICDQCEKKFSHSQHLKDHMRTHTGEKPYICGECGKSFARSGTLKVHQKSHAAGEVCPDLPPKQQFQNSQLNLNSRCPE, encoded by the coding sequence ATGGACTTCCTGCCATTGGCTGCATTGCCGTTGTTTCCACGTGAGCAGGACGACATGAGTCGAAAGAGGGACAAGCTGTTGGACGGACTGGAACAGAGCTTATACACTCTAACCAAGGAGAACTTATGTTACCTGTGTGTTCGTTGTGGAATAGGCGCCAGGGATGGTTTCAAAGGTAAAGGAAACAGTGAACGCACACTGCGGCGTCAAATCATGGAGGAAATCTGGGAAAATGAGGATTCAAAGTCTTGGTTACTCCAACTGAAAGAGGACATCCGAGGGATACAGGAGGATGCTAGGGGTGTAGCCATGAGCTCCAGTGCATCAAGCAGCGTGGCCTCGAGTCCCAGCCAGTCTGACGGCGACGAGGACGCTGCAGCCTGCCATGAAGCCGGTAAGCCTCGACAGTTGGAAGGGACTCggcgaacacacactggagagaagccttacagctGTAGTCGGTGTGGGAAgacattcactcagtcaggaagcctggcaactcatctgagaacacacactggagagaggcCTCATAGCTGTGATGTATGTGGGAGGGCTTTTAACGTAGCCTTCAATCTGATCCGACACCggcgaacacacactggagagaaaccctacagctgtgaggagtgtgggaagagctttgctcaGTCAGGTCTACTGGTCAGCCACCGTCGttcgcacacaggagagaaaccctaCGTCTGTGATCAGTGTTTGCAGAGCTTTGTCAATCCGGGATCCCTGGCAAAGCACAAGCGAAAACAACAtgcaggagagaagccttacagctgtgcggattgtgggaagagtttctttgAATCACACACCCTGGCTAACCAtcggaggacacacacaggagagaagccttatagctgtgatctaTGTGGGAAAAGTTTCGCTCTGTCAGGAACCCTGATTAAACACAAGCTGActcatacaggagagaaaccgtacTGTTGTgaccagtgtgggaagagcttccgTGAATCAGGAAGGTTGAAAGTTCACCAGAGgatgcacactggagagaaaccttatggctgtgatcagtgtgggaagaaaTTTGGTCATTCGCAACACCTGAAAGACCACCTGCgaacgcacacaggagagaagccatttAGCTGTGATGAGTGTGACAGGAAATTCAATCAACCACAACACCTGAAATCTCACatgagaacacacactggagagaagccattTGTCTGTGATCAGTGTGAGAAGCGATTTGCTTATTCACAACAACTCAAAGCACACCTGCGaatgcacactggagagaaacctcatATCTGTGATCAGTGTGAGAAGAAATTTTCTCATTCACAACACCTGAAAGATCACAtgcgaacacacacaggagagaagccatacatCTGTGgtgagtgtgggaagagctttgctagATCAGGAACATTGAAAGTGCACCAGAAATCACACGCAGCAGGTGAAGTGTGTCCAGATCTGCCTCCCAAGCAGCAGTTCCAGAACTCTCAATTAAATCTGAATAGCCGGTGCCCAGAGTAA
- the LOC121557820 gene encoding zinc finger protein 239, translated as MSGEKETLLEEIEQSLHRLTEDNLRYLCERCGIDGSQVKGKNHRSLRRKIMEEMWENADSVKSEEQGMSWLLQLKEDIRKIQEESSVAPMSPSQSDDDATDCDEEWDVEDNDGEGDSDSMSSSRNNGDSPNGRSLSGRGLSSGKTPGLKVIQRPYSCDVCEKSFPHLGDLKRHQRIHTGEKPYGCIQCGKSFRQPGQLTKHKLTHTGEKSYRCDQCGKSFGRADSLTEHKRTHTGGKSYVCDQCGKSLTTLGALTIHQRIHTGEKPYVCAICEKSFRQSGQLTIHKRTHTGEKPYNCDQCEKSFAEAGSLTEHKRTHTGEKPYVCEQCGKSFTTLGTLTIHQRIHTGEKPYVCAICGKSFRQTVQLTRHKRTHTGEKSYSFDQ; from the exons ATGAGTGGAGAGAAGGAAACGTTGTTGGAAGAAATCGAACAGAGTTTACACCGTCTAACCGAGGACAATTTACGATACCTGTGTGAACGCTGTGGAATAGATGGCTCCCAAGTTAAAGGAAAGAACCATCGCTCGTTACGACGTAAAATCATGGAGGAAATGTGGGAAAATGCAGATTCAGTGAAATCGGAAGAGCAGGGAATGTCTTGGTTACTCCAACTGAAAGAGGACATCAGAAAGATACAGGAAGAATCTAGTGTGGCACCCATGAGTCCCAGCCAGTCTGATGACGATGCTACAGACTGCGATGAAGAATGGGACGTTGAGGACAACGATGGAGAGGGAGATTCAGATTCGATGTCATCAAGTAGGAACAATG gggacagccctaacGGTCGCTCGCTCAGTGggaggggcttatcatctgggaAGACTCCAGGGTTGAAAGTGATCCAGCGCCCTTATAGCTGTGACGTATGTGAGAAAAGTTTCCCTCATTTAGGAGACCTAAagagacaccagagaatacacacaggagagaaaccatatgGCTGTattcaatgtgggaagagtttccgTCAGCCAGGACAACTGACTAAACACAAGCTAACCCACACTGGAGAGAAATCTTAtcgctgtgatcaatgtgggaagagttttggcCGAGCCGATTCCCTGACTGAACACAAgcgaacacacacaggagggaAATCTTATgtctgtgatcaatgtgggaagagtttaaCTACCTTAGGAGcgctgactatacaccagagaatacacacaggagagaaaccatatgTCTGTGCAATATGTGAAAAGAGTTTCCGGCAGTCTGGACAACTGACTATACACAAgcgaacacacacaggggagaaaccgtATAACTGTGATCAATGTGAGAAGAGTTTTGCTGAAGCTGGTTCCCTGACTGAACACAAacgaacacacacaggggagaaaccataTGTCTGTGagcaatgtgggaagagtttcaccaCCTTAGGGAcactgactatacaccagagaattcacacaggagagaaaccatatgTCTGCGCTATATGTGGAAAGAGTTTCCGTCAAACTGTACAACTGACTagacacaagagaacacacacaggagagaaatcttatagctTTGATCAATGA